AAACAGCTGATCAACAACGAGTTCAGCAATTGCCGGTTTGTGGATTGTGATTTCACCAAAAGCAACTTCAGCAGTATTGATTTCATTGACTGTGAATTTGTAAGCTGTAATTTCTCCCTAACCATTTTGAAACATTCCGGGATCAAAGACATTCATTTCAAGGATTGCAAGATCGTAGGAGTAGATTTCAGTGCCTGCAACGACTTTTTATTCTCCGTGAAATTCACAGACTGCAGCCTGGATTACGCCACTTTTCATTCCCGGAAGATGAAAAGCACCCAGTTTACCAACTGCGTGATCAAAGAAGTTGATTTTTCGGAAGCAGATCTGACACAAGCCGTATTCCGGAATTGTGATCTTACCAGAAGCATTTTCGACCGCAGCATCCTGGATAAAGCAGATTTCAGTTCGGCAATCAATTTTGAGATCAATCCGGAGCGCAACAGGTTGAAGAAGGCGATTTTCTCTTCCAATGGATTACTGGGATTGCTTACGAAATATGATTTGGTAGTGAAAGATTGACTCAGATTTCATTCATTATTCTTTCTCCCACAGAGGACACAGAGAGGTTCGCAGATATTCATTTTTATGAATAAATTAAAGTCTTGAAGATAGAGTAAGTTTTATTAGCTTCAAATACACCTAATTGTTCAAATATTTAAAATAACTCTTTTGATTCCATCGCCTGAAGGAACTTACAATAAAATAAGTTCCTCCTAATAAGAGAAATATTGAAAAAAACATATCAATCAGATCTGAATCCCACACTCGCCTATAAAAAACATCAATTCGTATTTCTTTTTTTGATTTAATATCTCTACAAACTAACTTATATGTTTTTGATTTTGAAAAGAACAGCTTATACCCTATATAATCATCATTAAGTTTTTCAAGAATAGAGTCATTGCATTCTGAGTGAATAATTTCGACACTACTAATTTTATTTCCAGTTCTTGAATTAAACATTTCTGAGTTATATGCTGTCATTTCGGGACCGTCATAAAATGTAAAAAGTCCAAACAACATAGTAAATGATCCCATTACTAAACGGCTGATAATATCCTTTGTCTTTGATTTATCAAATTCGGTAATTTTTGGCAGGTTAGGAATACGATGGAAAAAACTTAGTTTAATGTCATCTCTTTTTTGACCAACAAAAGAATTGTTATTGTTGATGATTCCCTCGAATTCAACCCATTCTTTGTCTTTTAATAATCCAAATTCAAGTATTACCTTTTCTTTTTTTATAGTACTTGTAATTTCAACGCCCTTACTAGTATTTGTTATCTTAAAATCCAACCAGATAATTTCATCAGCAGAAATCTCAATTTTATTTACTTTTTCAGTCAGATCTTTGTTGCCAAGACATAACACATGTCCTTTTATAAAAGTAATCTTATCATTTATCTCTACATCATTGTATTTAATTGTAAGATTTTCAAAATTTTTAAGTAAGTCATCTTGAAGGTTGATTTGCTTATCCTTTATGAAATAAAGTTTAGTTTTTTTAC
The window above is part of the Fluviicola sp. genome. Proteins encoded here:
- a CDS encoding pentapeptide repeat-containing protein, coding for MKLHEGKTFNKVNYANKQLINNEFSNCRFVDCDFTKSNFSSIDFIDCEFVSCNFSLTILKHSGIKDIHFKDCKIVGVDFSACNDFLFSVKFTDCSLDYATFHSRKMKSTQFTNCVIKEVDFSEADLTQAVFRNCDLTRSIFDRSILDKADFSSAINFEINPERNRLKKAIFSSNGLLGLLTKYDLVVKD